One Verrucomicrobiota bacterium genomic region harbors:
- a CDS encoding hydrogenase maturation protease — translation MEASAKKILVLGLGNDIISDDAVGLFVARAVRERLGNALEVDVVDCCEMGLSLLDYIVGHKFLLVVDSVQTGEAAPGTIHEVGEEDLKTLPGMSPHFLGVGEILVLGRTLGLPMPGVVKIFAIEVADAHTLCEQLTPELQQALPGIVERALQVVQAWR, via the coding sequence ATGGAAGCCTCCGCGAAAAAAATATTAGTGCTGGGTCTGGGCAACGACATTATCAGCGATGATGCCGTGGGTTTGTTCGTGGCGCGCGCCGTCCGCGAGCGCTTGGGCAATGCCCTGGAGGTGGACGTGGTGGATTGTTGTGAAATGGGTCTGTCATTGCTCGATTACATCGTGGGCCACAAATTTCTGCTGGTGGTGGATTCCGTCCAGACTGGCGAAGCCGCGCCCGGAACGATCCATGAGGTGGGCGAGGAAGACCTGAAGACACTGCCGGGCATGTCGCCGCACTTCCTCGGGGTGGGCGAAATTTTGGTGCTTGGGCGCACGCTCGGCCTGCCCATGCCGGGCGTGGTCAAGATTTTCGCCATCGAAGTCGCGGATGCCCACACGCTGTGCGAACAACTGACCCCCGAATTGCAGCAGGCCCTGCCGGGCATCGTGGAGCGGGCGTTGCAGGTGGTTCAGGCGTGGCGGTAG
- a CDS encoding four helix bundle suffix domain-containing protein produces MVNERQQRLQDGTTASSKHDGFIPPHGGYKHLFSYQKAEIVYDATVYFCGRFLDKRDRTYDQMIQAARSGKQNIIEGSMASATSTETEIKLTNVARASLEELLADYRDFLRTRKLEEWPANHRYVARLRELNRIPNATYATFQKGIEHPDPAICANVIIGLIRVTSVLLDRQIRQQEQAFIKQGGLRERMTRTRLAERDSQQRHRP; encoded by the coding sequence ATGGTGAACGAACGACAGCAAAGACTGCAAGACGGGACCACCGCGTCGTCCAAGCATGATGGGTTCATTCCACCGCATGGTGGTTATAAGCATTTGTTTTCCTATCAAAAGGCGGAGATTGTCTATGATGCGACCGTTTATTTCTGCGGACGTTTCTTGGATAAACGTGATCGTACATACGATCAAATGATTCAAGCCGCGCGTTCTGGAAAACAAAACATCATCGAAGGCAGCATGGCTTCCGCCACTTCAACCGAAACCGAGATCAAACTGACCAACGTGGCCCGTGCGAGTCTGGAGGAACTACTGGCGGATTATCGTGATTTTCTACGCACGCGCAAATTGGAGGAGTGGCCTGCAAATCATCGGTATGTAGCGCGCCTGCGCGAACTGAACCGCATTCCAAATGCCACGTATGCCACTTTCCAAAAAGGCATCGAACATCCGGACCCCGCCATTTGCGCCAACGTCATTATCGGCCTGATCCGGGTTACCAGTGTTTTACTGGATCGGCAGATCCGTCAGCAGGAACAAGCCTTTATCAAGCAAGGCGGCCTCCGGGAGCGCATGACCCGTACCCGCCTTGCTGAGCGTGACAGCCAGCAGCGCCACAGACCATAA
- a CDS encoding DUF5107 domain-containing protein, whose translation MKSAKQALGSWFRTGFCAVLFCVTVLEVAASEVRLWVTNEVIPTYLAAPPSPIPRFYSGRTYQGAKATFYPYPVQDQLLDIKTNKTYTLVYLENDYIKIGVLPELGGRIFSAVDKGNGYNFFYRQHVIKPALIGMLGAWISGGVEWNIPHHHRATSFSPVDYTTVTNTDGSKTIWVGETELRHRMRWLVGMTLYPDRSYLELSCKVFNRTPFAHSMLFWINPAVHCGPEYQVIFPPSTEWAVQHSKPEFASWPIARQVYGGVDYTRGVDISWWKNHPSPVSFFAWNDTDDWFGGYDHGKQAGVIHWADHHVAPGKKFFEWGNGPEGEMWSKVLTDDDGPYLELMAGAWSDNQPDYSWIQPGETREWKHWWYPVRNLGGVQAATRDAAVNLQLTNGLVKVRVNTTKTVTNAEVALAIWKTNVVWTWTTNISPQQPVELEVRTSEFTLNEEFLKDLAVTVAPKGWHRTKEPILVSYQPRAAQATPMPKPVERPKNPKDYASADELYFTGQRVEQLNSPSFEASSYYQEMLRRDSGDFRANTAMGILLCKQWRWEEAAKYLSNAITRATANYIRPKDGEAFYYLGVAFRGRALVTENWMEKRVLWQNSMTSAEEAFQKAVWSPAWQAASYYQLAEIECHRKNYVAALELIERSLVANVRNPRALNLKSVILRSLSRFEDASRMAAQVLAIDPLDAWAPIERFLSDARTDYKTLRPPVLDGPTVRIPDALLKSGTASLLELVMDYANAGFEREAGDIAWSITGAGIKADDPLFNYYAGYFTPGFEDNGYDIQYHFADEKLFINQFPFQFEALKVFKHVSYSRGALADYHLGNLLYDNQPENAIRAWEKARERIAWHSNSDQKDLSALVHRNLGMAYAQHEKNIPKAISSLEKSVELNPKEPRFYYELDVQYEANGTPVQKRLELLVKNHATVTQRDDSLTREILVLMAAGRLDDAIQILTTHRFHNWEGSSDIRNIYVDALLLRGQTLMRAQRFAAALKDFEAAALYPANLEVGRPKRDAKAAQIQYHIALAYEATGQGDKAREYFTKAIEAREAGAAETRYYRGLALQKSGRTAEAKPLFEELVQQGQELLTSEPADYFAKFGEKRSERVRQADAHFVKGLGLAGLGKKPEAAAEFKKALELHPAHVWALSQE comes from the coding sequence ATGAAATCCGCCAAGCAAGCTCTCGGCTCATGGTTCCGCACTGGCTTCTGTGCTGTCCTGTTTTGCGTTACCGTTCTGGAGGTCGCTGCCAGCGAAGTCCGGCTGTGGGTGACCAATGAAGTCATTCCCACCTATTTGGCGGCACCGCCCAGCCCGATCCCGCGCTTTTACAGTGGTCGCACCTACCAGGGCGCCAAGGCCACGTTTTATCCGTACCCGGTTCAGGATCAGCTCTTGGATATCAAGACCAACAAAACGTACACGCTGGTGTACCTTGAAAATGATTATATCAAGATCGGTGTGTTGCCGGAATTGGGCGGACGCATCTTCTCAGCGGTGGACAAGGGCAACGGGTATAATTTCTTTTACCGCCAGCACGTCATCAAACCCGCGTTGATTGGGATGCTGGGCGCGTGGATTTCCGGCGGGGTGGAATGGAACATTCCGCATCATCACCGGGCCACGAGTTTTTCGCCGGTGGATTACACCACGGTGACCAACACCGATGGCAGCAAAACCATTTGGGTGGGTGAAACCGAGTTGCGCCATCGCATGCGCTGGCTGGTGGGCATGACGCTGTACCCGGACCGCAGTTACCTGGAACTCAGTTGCAAGGTGTTCAACCGGACGCCGTTTGCCCACTCGATGCTGTTCTGGATCAACCCGGCCGTCCATTGCGGGCCGGAGTACCAGGTCATTTTCCCGCCCTCCACCGAATGGGCGGTGCAGCACAGCAAGCCGGAATTCGCAAGCTGGCCCATTGCGCGGCAAGTCTATGGCGGCGTGGATTACACACGCGGGGTGGACATCAGTTGGTGGAAGAATCATCCCTCGCCGGTCTCCTTCTTTGCCTGGAACGACACAGATGATTGGTTCGGCGGTTACGATCACGGCAAACAGGCGGGGGTGATCCATTGGGCGGATCATCACGTTGCGCCCGGTAAAAAATTCTTTGAATGGGGCAACGGCCCGGAGGGCGAAATGTGGAGCAAGGTGCTGACCGATGATGATGGTCCCTACCTTGAACTCATGGCTGGCGCGTGGTCCGATAACCAGCCCGATTACAGTTGGATCCAGCCCGGCGAAACCCGCGAATGGAAACACTGGTGGTATCCGGTCCGGAACCTGGGCGGGGTACAGGCCGCCACGCGTGATGCCGCCGTGAACCTGCAATTGACGAACGGGCTGGTCAAAGTCCGGGTCAATACCACAAAAACGGTCACCAATGCCGAGGTTGCCCTGGCGATATGGAAAACCAATGTGGTTTGGACTTGGACCACCAACATCAGTCCGCAACAACCGGTGGAGCTGGAAGTCAGGACCAGCGAGTTCACCTTGAATGAAGAGTTTCTTAAAGACCTTGCCGTGACCGTCGCACCAAAGGGTTGGCACCGCACCAAAGAACCCATCCTGGTTAGTTATCAACCCCGTGCTGCTCAAGCCACACCCATGCCCAAACCAGTCGAACGTCCGAAAAATCCGAAAGATTACGCCAGTGCAGATGAACTATATTTCACCGGTCAGCGGGTTGAGCAACTGAATAGCCCATCCTTTGAGGCCTCGTCGTATTATCAGGAAATGTTGCGGCGTGATTCCGGTGATTTTCGAGCCAACACTGCCATGGGCATCCTGCTGTGCAAACAGTGGCGGTGGGAGGAAGCCGCCAAATATCTCAGCAACGCGATCACGCGGGCTACGGCAAACTATATCCGGCCCAAGGATGGTGAGGCGTTTTATTATCTTGGAGTGGCATTTAGGGGACGGGCGTTAGTTACAGAAAATTGGATGGAAAAACGTGTGCTTTGGCAAAACAGCATGACGTCTGCCGAGGAGGCGTTTCAGAAAGCTGTTTGGAGCCCTGCCTGGCAAGCGGCAAGTTACTATCAACTCGCCGAGATCGAGTGCCATCGGAAAAACTATGTTGCCGCGCTTGAATTGATCGAGCGTTCCCTGGTTGCCAATGTCCGAAACCCCAGGGCGTTGAACCTCAAATCAGTGATTCTCAGAAGTCTGAGCCGCTTTGAGGACGCATCGCGCATGGCAGCGCAGGTGCTGGCCATTGATCCACTCGATGCCTGGGCGCCGATAGAGCGGTTTTTGTCAGATGCACGTACTGACTATAAAACGTTACGTCCTCCCGTGCTTGACGGGCCGACTGTAAGGATTCCTGACGCATTACTGAAATCGGGAACAGCCAGCCTGCTTGAATTGGTGATGGACTATGCCAATGCAGGATTTGAACGGGAGGCGGGCGACATAGCATGGTCAATAACGGGGGCAGGCATAAAGGCGGATGATCCCTTGTTCAACTATTACGCTGGATATTTTACGCCAGGCTTTGAAGACAACGGCTACGATATACAATATCATTTTGCTGATGAAAAATTATTCATAAACCAATTCCCGTTTCAGTTCGAAGCCCTAAAGGTTTTCAAGCATGTATCATACAGCCGAGGTGCATTGGCAGATTATCACTTGGGTAACCTTCTCTACGACAACCAACCTGAAAATGCCATCAGGGCATGGGAAAAAGCACGTGAGCGAATTGCCTGGCATTCCAACTCAGACCAGAAAGATTTAAGTGCTCTCGTCCACCGCAATCTCGGTATGGCTTATGCCCAGCATGAAAAGAATATTCCCAAGGCAATTAGCAGTTTGGAAAAATCCGTCGAATTGAATCCCAAGGAACCGCGTTTCTACTACGAGTTGGACGTGCAATATGAGGCGAACGGCACACCGGTGCAAAAACGGCTGGAGCTGCTCGTGAAAAATCACGCCACCGTTACCCAGCGTGATGATTCCTTGACGCGGGAAATTCTCGTGCTCATGGCGGCAGGCAGGCTGGATGACGCCATTCAAATCCTCACCACCCATCGCTTCCACAATTGGGAGGGCAGCAGTGATATCCGCAACATTTATGTGGACGCCCTGTTACTGCGCGGGCAGACGCTGATGCGTGCCCAACGCTTTGCGGCCGCGCTCAAGGATTTCGAGGCTGCAGCCTTGTATCCCGCCAACCTCGAAGTGGGACGTCCCAAACGGGACGCCAAAGCGGCGCAAATCCAGTATCACATCGCCTTGGCGTATGAGGCTACCGGACAGGGCGACAAGGCCCGGGAGTATTTCACTAAAGCTATCGAAGCCCGTGAGGCCGGGGCGGCGGAAACGCGCTATTACCGCGGTCTGGCGCTGCAAAAATCAGGCCGCACGGCGGAGGCCAAGCCATTGTTTGAGGAGTTGGTCCAGCAAGGCCAGGAACTGTTGACCAGCGAACCCGCCGATTACTTTGCCAAGTTTGGCGAGAAACGCTCCGAACGCGTCCGCCAGGCCGATGCACATTTCGTCAAGGGACTGGGCCTGGCAGGACTGGGAAAAAAGCCGGAGGCCGCCGCCGAATTTAAAAAGGCGCTGGAGCTGCATCCGGCGCATGTGTGGGCGTTGTCCCAGGAATAA